CGCCTGGCGCTCCAGCTCCACCGCCCGCCGCCACGCCTCCTCCGCCTGCACCAGCCGCCCGCCCACCGTGTGGCACAGCGCCTCGCCGTGCGCCTTGAGCGCCGCGAGGATGCGCTCCGTGGCCTCCCAGTGCCCCGACTCGCGCGCCACCGCCAACGCCAACACCTTCTCCAGCTCCGGCACCAGCGCCTCGGCCGCCTTGCGGGCCGGGTCCTCCGCCCGGTGGTACACCGGGGGCTCCGGAATCCGGGCGAACAGCGCCAACGCCTGCGCGCGCAACTGCTCCTGCGCTTCCTGCGCTCGGGGAAGGGACATCGTCGCCGCCCGCTTCTGGGCGGCCTGGAAGAGCTCTTCGGGCTGCAAGGCCGCGCACATTAGAGGGCCCCCCGCTCGCTGTCAGCGCTCTTCCCCTCCTCCTGCCAGAAACTGGCCGCCTCCCCCACCCCCGTGTATGAGGGGGTAGGAGGATGTGAACCATGGGCTTCTTGAAGTTCCTGGTATGGACGGGCTGTGCGGTGGGACTCGGGGTCTTCCTGGCGATCGGGGAGATCGATGGACGGCCGCCGATGGAGTACGTGCAGCGGGAGTGGAAGCGCCACGTACAGCCGGCGAAGGTGGAGCGGGTGAAGGGCGAGCTGAAGGACGCGCTCGACGAGGCCAAGGACACCGTCACGCGGACGACGAAGCAGGCGGCCGCGGCGCCGCGCGAGCGCATCACCAACGAGGACCGGGCGGCGATCGACCGCATCATCGCCCAGAAGAAGTAGAGTTCCCTACCCTTGCCGACCGCCCCGCTTCCCCTCCGGAGCCCCCCTCCCTAGCTTCTTGCGAGGCGGGCGGGGGTCGGAGGCGGGACGATGACGGGTGGACGGTGGTGGTGGGGTGTCTCGCTGGCGACAGTGCTGTGCGGCACCCTGGGTGCGCCAGCCTGGGGCGCGCGGCGGGGAGAGGACGAGCGGCTGTGGGTGGAGGCGCAGCAGCGCTCCGTCCGCGAGGAGCGCTCGGTGCTGAGCCAGGTGGCCCGGTCGGCCATGCCCGCGGTGGTGTCCATCACCACGACGCAGCCGGGCACCACCGCCGACGGCGAGCAGCAGAAGGGCATCGGCTCGGGCGTCATCATCCATCCGGACGGCTACATCCTCACCAGTGACCACGTCATCGAGGGCGCGGAGGGCATCACCATCTCGGTGCTCTCCGAGCAGGGTTACCCCGAGGAGTACCCGGCGGAGCTGGTGGGCGAGGACGAGCGCACGGACTTCGCGCTGCTGAAGATCGACGCGGGCCGCAAGCTGCCGGTGCTCAAGCTGGCGTCGGCGTCGCGGGTGGACGTGGGCGACTGGGTGGTGGTGATCGGCAACCCCTTCGGGCTGACGCACTCGGTGACGGCGGGCGTGGTGAGCGCCAAGGGCCGCACGGACGTGACGCCCAACGGGCGCGACGGGGACTTCGACTACATGCAGGTGGACGCCTCCATCAACCCGGGCAACTCGGGCGGGCCGGTGTTGGACGTGCACGGGGACGTGGTGGCCATCGCCAACGCCGTCAACGTGGCGGGCCAGGGCATCGGCTTCGCCATCCCGGTGGACATCGCCAAGGCGGTGGTGCCGCACCTGCAGAAGTACGGGCGCGTGCGCCGCGGGTGGATGGGCGTGTCCGTGCTGGACTGCACCCCGGACGCCATCGAGGCCTATGGGCTGGCCAACGCCCGGGGCGTGGTGGTGTCGGAGGTGACGGATGGAGGCCCCGCCTCCCGGGCCGGGCTCCAGGTGGGTGACGTCATCGAGAGCATGGACACCGGGAAGGTGGAGCGCGCCGCCAAGCTGCGCTGGCAGGTGGCGGCCCGGGGCGTGGGCCGCAGTGTGGTACTCCGCGTGCGCCGGGGAGAGCGGCCCCTGAAGCTGCGGGTGAAGCTCGAGGAGCTGCCCCGGGAGGTCCAGGAGGCGGCTCCCACCCTCGCGGCGCCCTCCAAGGGGGCCTCCCCGGACGGGCAGCCGGGCACGGGGGGCAGCGGCCGCCCGGACGCCCCCTCTCCCTAGCCCGGAAAACGGGGGATGCGCCCGCATCCCCGCCTGCCTCCTTGCGTTCCGATACGGCCAGCGCTACAGACAGCGCCTTTGCACGCCCCGCGGGTCTCCCCATGGTGACGCGAGGCACCGTTATCGAAACACAGGAGCATTTCCATGGCTGAAGCACAGAAGACGACCCTGAAGAAGTGGCCGCGCGTGGCCAAGGCCGGTGGCAAGAAGGCCTGCACCGTCGAGGGCTGCAAGCGCCCCTACCGCGCCAAGAGCTACTGCTTCTTCCACTTCAAGAAGTGGCGGCAGGGCGAGCTGCCCCACTCCCGTTACCGCACCTGCTCCAAGCCGGACTGCCGCGTGAAGACGTCCAAGGCCGGTCTGTGCGAGAAGCACTACGCCGAGACGTACAAGAAGGCCGACGCCGCCGCCTAGCCGTCCTGGCCGGGGCCTGGCGAGGGCGCTCCCTTCCCGGGAGTGCCCTTGCCCCCGCCCATCGCTCGTCCCACGTGCTTGAAGGCCGTGAGCCACAGCTCCGCCTCGCGCTGGGTGAGCTCCGCACGCAACAGACTCCGCTCCAGCTCCATCAGGATGTGATCCGGCGCCTGCGGGTTGAGGAACTGCGCCTCCAGCATCACCTGGCGCATCCGCTCGCCCAGCGCGCGCACCGTCCCCATCTTCGCGCCCTGCTGCTCCGAAGCCACCGGGGCCACGGGCGCCACCGCCTCCGCGGGCTTCCGGCCCTCGCGCGAGCACAGGTAGAGCAGCACCGCCGTCGCCTGCGCCAGGTTCATCGACGGCTGCACGTCGCTGGTGGGGATGACGAGGAAGTCCGTGCAGAAGGCCAGCTCCTCGTTGGACAGCCCCCGCTGTTCGCCCCCCATCACCAGCGCCACCCTCCCCCGCCGGCTCTGATCCGCCAGCCGCGCCGCCGCCTCCTCGGGGGTGAGCGCCGTCCGGCCCTCGATCTGTGTGCGAGAAGTGGTGCCAACCGCGTACACGCAGTCCTTGAGGGCCTCGGGCAGGTTCTGGGCCACGGCCATGGCGTCCAGGACGGAGTCGCTTTTGACCGCGAGCCGCTCGGCCGCTCGGAAGGCGTAGGTGGCGGGGTCGGAGAGGACGAGACGGGAGAAGCCGAAATTGGCCATCACCCGGGCCACCGCCCCCAGGTTGTCCGGTGATCGCGTCTGGTGGAGGACGACGGTCAAGTTCACGGCGGGAAGCATGCCTCCGAGTTTAGCTTTCCGTGTCAGACCCGCATCGGTATATTCCCGGTCGATGCGTCGCTGGGTCGCAAGCCTGCTGCTCTCCCTCGTAACCCTGACCGGTTGTGGCGTCGGGGGTGCCCCCGTGCGCGCTTCTCTGGGCGCGCGTCAAGCACTCACCAGTCCGCCCGAGCTGCTCGAGTTCGAGACGTCCACCACCCGCCTGGAGCTGTACCGCGAGGTGGCCCGCATCTCCGAGATGGAGGCGGGCCAGACCGCGCAGGCACCGGTGCTGTTCCCCATCAGTCAGCGCGGTGAGCTGGTGGCGGCCCCGGGTTTCGAGGCGCGGACGGATCTGCTCCTGGCGCCGGACGCGGGCGCACCGCTGCAGCTGATCTTCGATGGACGGGCGGGCGAGCGTTGGCCGGAGGATCGGCGCGAGGGCCTGCAGGGCCTGTCGGAGCGCGAGGCCGCCGAGCTGGTGGCGCGGACGCTGCTGGCGCACTGGAGAATCAATCCGTCGGGAGGGGTGCAGGTGGATCGGGCCTCGGGCGCGCCTTATGCGGCGGCGTACGTGGACGGCATCCTGCGCATCAACCCGGCGTTCCTGTACATGGCGGCGGCCCAAGGTCCCGCTTCCCTGCCGGGCGCGGGCCAGTAGAGTCGCGCCTCCTTTCCGCCCCGCTCAGGGGCAGAGGCGCCTCCTGTGAACACCTCCGCACTCCACGCGCAGCTTCCGCATACGCTCCGGCAGACGAACCTGCCCTCCCTGGGCCAGCACTACCAGGGGAAGGTCCGCGACACGTACCGCCAGGGAGACCGGCTGGTGCTGGTCACCTCGGACCGGTTGTCGGCGTTCGACCATGTGCTGACCACCATCCCCTTCAAGGGCGAGGTCCTCAACCGGCTGGCGACGTTCTGGTTCGAGCGCACGAAGCACATCGTCGCCAACCACGTGCTGGACGTGCCGGACGCGAACGTGACGGTGGCGCGCGCCTGCGAGCCCTTCGCGGTGGAGGTGGTGGTGCGCGGCTACCTGACGGGCAGCCTGTGGCGCGACTACCAGAAGGGCACGCACACGGCCTACGGGGTGCCCTTCGCGGACGGGATGCGCAAGGACGAGGCATTCCCCTCCCCCATCCTCACGCCGTCCACGAAGGCGCAGTACGGCCAGCACGACGAGCCCATCTCCGAGCAGGAGATTCTGGCGAAGAACCTGGCGAGCGCGCGGGACTGGGCGCGCATCACCGAGGCGGCCCGGGGGCTGTTCCTCGAGGGCCAGAAGTGGGCGCGCACGCGCGGGCTGATTCTGGTGGATACGAAGTACGAGTTCGGCAAGGTGGGCGATGAGCTGTACGTCATCGATGAGATCCACACGCCGGACTCGAGCCGCTACTGGGTGGCGAACGAGTACGAGGCGCGCTTCGCCAAGGGCGAGGACCAGCGGATGCTGGACAAGGAGAACATCCGCCAGTGGCTCATCCGCGAGCGGGGCTTCCAGGGCCATGGCACGCCGCCGGCGATTCCGGATGACGTGCGGGTGTCGCTCGCGGAGAAGTACCTCGCGGCCTACGCGCAGATCACCGGCACGCCGCTGGAGCTGAACGTGGGCGACGTGCACGCGCGCATCGAGAAGAACCTGAAGGCGCGCGGGTATCTCTGAGGCCTCCGGCGGCGGGCGATGGGCTCGTCCGCGAGGTGACCACGGGGTCATCGTCAGGGCGAGCGGCGGTGCCGCGACGGAGCACGCGGTGCGCTGGCGCTGGAGCCCACCGCCGCGTCCACGAAGCCGCGCCGGGTGCGGTCGAGTGGAAGCGCCGTGGGGTGTCCGGCACGCGGGCCCGCCGCGGCCTCGGGCCGAGGACCTCCGGGCGGACGGCCTGGAGCTTGCGGCAGGCTCCTTGCACTGGGGGGCCGCTCCCTTCGCTTGTGGAGCCAACCCCGATGCGACTGCTCGCCTTACTCATCCCGCTCGTCACCGCCGCAGCCCCCTCCGTCCCGCCCGACACCGCGCCCGTCGACTGCCACGACTGCGCGGAGTGGAACCGGCCGCAGGCGCCGTTCCGCGTGTACGGGAACACGTACTACGTCGGCGTCGCGGGACTGTCGTCGGTCCTCATCGACAGCGGGAAGGGCCTCATCCTCGTCGACGGCGCGCTGCCCCAGTCCGCGGAGCGCATCGCGGAGGGCGTGCGCGCCCTGGGCTTCGACCTGCGCGACGTGAAGTGGATCCTCAACTCGCACGCGCACTCCGACCATGCCGGGGGCATCGCGGCCCTCCGGCGGATGAGCGGCGCCCAGGTGGCGGCGAGCCCGGCCGGAGCCAAGGCGCTGCGCCTCGGGTCGACCACCCCGGATGACCCCCAGGCGGGCTTCGGAGCCGCCATGCGCTACCCGGCCGTGCGAGACGTGGTGACGGTGGCCGACGGCGGGACGGTGGCGCTCGGCGAGCTCGTCGTCACCGCGCACCACACGCCGGGGCACACCCCCGGAGCGACGACGTGGACGTGGCGCAGCTGCGAGGGGGAGCGCTGTGTGGACGTGGTGTACGCCGAGAGCCTCACGGCCGTGTCCGCACCGCGCTTCCGCTACGGCGCCGACGCCGCCCGCGTGCAACGGTTCCGCGGCAGCATCCAGAAGGTCCGCACCCTGCCGTGTGACGTGATGATCCCCACCCACCCGGAGGCGGGCCGCGTCTTCGAGCTGCGGGCCCGGAGCGAGCGCGAGGGGCGACAGGCTTTCATCGAACCGGGCGCCTGCCGCGCGTACGCGGACCGGGCGGACCGGGGGCTCACCGCGAGGCTGGCGCAGGAGGCGGAGGGCAAGGTCGAGTAGCGGC
The sequence above is drawn from the Archangium gephyra genome and encodes:
- a CDS encoding S1C family serine protease, giving the protein MTGGRWWWGVSLATVLCGTLGAPAWGARRGEDERLWVEAQQRSVREERSVLSQVARSAMPAVVSITTTQPGTTADGEQQKGIGSGVIIHPDGYILTSDHVIEGAEGITISVLSEQGYPEEYPAELVGEDERTDFALLKIDAGRKLPVLKLASASRVDVGDWVVVIGNPFGLTHSVTAGVVSAKGRTDVTPNGRDGDFDYMQVDASINPGNSGGPVLDVHGDVVAIANAVNVAGQGIGFAIPVDIAKAVVPHLQKYGRVRRGWMGVSVLDCTPDAIEAYGLANARGVVVSEVTDGGPASRAGLQVGDVIESMDTGKVERAAKLRWQVAARGVGRSVVLRVRRGERPLKLRVKLEELPREVQEAAPTLAAPSKGASPDGQPGTGGSGRPDAPSP
- a CDS encoding RNA methyltransferase produces the protein MNLTVVLHQTRSPDNLGAVARVMANFGFSRLVLSDPATYAFRAAERLAVKSDSVLDAMAVAQNLPEALKDCVYAVGTTSRTQIEGRTALTPEEAAARLADQSRRGRVALVMGGEQRGLSNEELAFCTDFLVIPTSDVQPSMNLAQATAVLLYLCSREGRKPAEAVAPVAPVASEQQGAKMGTVRALGERMRQVMLEAQFLNPQAPDHILMELERSLLRAELTQREAELWLTAFKHVGRAMGGGKGTPGKGAPSPGPGQDG
- a CDS encoding phosphoribosylaminoimidazolesuccinocarboxamide synthase; translation: MNTSALHAQLPHTLRQTNLPSLGQHYQGKVRDTYRQGDRLVLVTSDRLSAFDHVLTTIPFKGEVLNRLATFWFERTKHIVANHVLDVPDANVTVARACEPFAVEVVVRGYLTGSLWRDYQKGTHTAYGVPFADGMRKDEAFPSPILTPSTKAQYGQHDEPISEQEILAKNLASARDWARITEAARGLFLEGQKWARTRGLILVDTKYEFGKVGDELYVIDEIHTPDSSRYWVANEYEARFAKGEDQRMLDKENIRQWLIRERGFQGHGTPPAIPDDVRVSLAEKYLAAYAQITGTPLELNVGDVHARIEKNLKARGYL
- the bla gene encoding subclass B3 metallo-beta-lactamase, with the protein product MRLLALLIPLVTAAAPSVPPDTAPVDCHDCAEWNRPQAPFRVYGNTYYVGVAGLSSVLIDSGKGLILVDGALPQSAERIAEGVRALGFDLRDVKWILNSHAHSDHAGGIAALRRMSGAQVAASPAGAKALRLGSTTPDDPQAGFGAAMRYPAVRDVVTVADGGTVALGELVVTAHHTPGHTPGATTWTWRSCEGERCVDVVYAESLTAVSAPRFRYGADAARVQRFRGSIQKVRTLPCDVMIPTHPEAGRVFELRARSEREGRQAFIEPGACRAYADRADRGLTARLAQEAEGKVE